Genomic DNA from Carassius gibelio isolate Cgi1373 ecotype wild population from Czech Republic chromosome B14, carGib1.2-hapl.c, whole genome shotgun sequence:
ATCAAGTTTAATCGGCTTTAGCTTTCAACTAGAAAACGTTCTTTAAACGGGAAAAAAATCTACAGCACAAATAAAGCATGTTGTAATTTTACCTCGAATCTATTTAAGGATGAATTAAATGCTTGACATTTTCTCACAAACAAGAGTAAGTATTTAGATTAGTTTTAATTTGCTAAATTTGACTGATGTTTTAtggtgtcaataaaaaaaaaaaaacattgcgacAAGAGTAAACatgttaagtaaatatcatgtattATAGTAAATTGCAAAGACagttaaacaacaacaaccacaacaacaaaaaaactaattatgcAAATTAAAGTCTCAATGTGTGTGTCTTTTTCAGTGATTTGCAGCTGTCTTGTTGATGCTAGTCAaggtatgaaatataaataaagaagaaGACAAACAGGCAGACATATAAAGACAGACAGAGCATAAAGTAACACAGAAAATGATTTTCATTTCACAGTGAAACTTGGCCCCCTCTGCAATGGCAACTCAAAGAACCGTATAAGAGGATGTGATGGAAAGTACGGCTGTGGATACTATGGAGCCAGCcggtaaagtgtgtgtgtgtgttttttctactCCTTCTGACTCCCTTTATATAGAGCAAACAAATCTGAAACAAATTTAGTTTTCTCTGACCTCTCCTCATAACTCTTCCCAGAAGTCATTGATGACACATTTAGTGGAGGCTGTGTTATGAAACTGATAACATTCTTTTGATTTTAGTGTGTTACCAGAGACTTGACACTACAGCCCAATGTTACCAAACATCTTCTGTGCCATATATACTACAACATACTAATCAAATccatcatcatttacacaccctcatttACTTTTAAATCCAtatcttcatttttgttttttggaaacaTAAGGTATTTCCCAAAGAGGCcaggctgtatttttttttttttcatacactgGAAATGTATGTGTACTAACATTATTATTCACTGAAAAACTGTCACAGGACACACAAGAAACAAATAATATTTGATGACACAATTCAGATCTAACTTGATGCATCCTGTTTGATTGTACATTCAAGATTTGGTAAGGTTTTGATCacgttgagtaaatgatgacagaatattaattttGTGGTGAATTATTCTTTTACGTGTGTTTGTGCTGCAGAGACGGTGGAAAACGGAAACATCAGGGTGTTGACATTGTGTGTGCTGACGGAGCCACGGTTTATGCTCCATTTAATGTGAAGCTGAACGGCAAAGCTGCTCCCTACAAAAAGAACAATGCTATAAATGATGGCATTAACTTGAGTGGAGAAGGTTTGTATTTACATCTGTTAAATGTTCTAAAGGCATTAATAGCAATGCAGCAAAACTCAATTTTATTGACTTTCATGTTTGCTTGCTTGATAAAATACTACTAGCAATATAGGACATGTGGAGAAAGATTTTATACATCAAAGTCATAATCTCACAGTAATCTTCTATCTCCCAACGTTGATTTGTTTGGCAGGTCTCTGCTTCAAGCTGTTTTATGTTAAGCCAATCAAATACTCTGGGACCCTCAGGAAAGGGCAGAAGATCGGAACTATGCTCCCCATGCAGAAAGTTTATCCAGGCATCACTTCCCACCTTCACTTTCAAATGTGTGACAAATCAGATCCCACCAAGTACTTCTGATGCTGATGGAGCTGATCGCCTCCTGCAAACAACTTCAGAATCTTGTGGCATTTATATcagctttctttctttattctggTGCCCTGCACTTTGCAATCTAACAATAAAGTTTTGAAGACTATTATATCCTCAAGTGTTACAGTGTGGTAAATTGTACCATCATagcacatacaaaaaataaatcttgtttttttCTGGACTTATTCACAAAGAGATTCAAAACAGTGTCTGCTCTATGCTACACATTGATAATTAGTAAGCAAAGTCAAAGAGAATCATATGACATTTGAATCTGTAGTGTGGCTGTGTGCTCTAATGAATGTTCATGTTTAGTTTAAGCCAACctgcttttattttttgcttcCTTTTGTGTGCCGCTCTGACATCTTTTCATGGTTCTTGGTAGCAACTATTACTGTAAATATAGTGCATTTAGTTGTCggggaaatatttttatattctctGAGAACATGGTGAAGCATTGCTATTTGAGTGCATGTACATCTCCCATCTAAAAGGAGATGTGGTCAAAACATGGTTCCTCAGGATTAATTCTATACATCTAGTCATCAAGTCTAGTCATCAAGTCTTTTTTGTTATCATGGCATCATATAAATTAAGGTTCCATTACAGCAGCATGTTTACATATGCatagttttaattgtttttacattaattatcaggctaaattataatactaaagcaAAATTAGCGTTCTTTCTTTAACCgctttaaagtttacattttccCGTGCATTTATTCAGTGTCCTGATATGCTGCTGAATAATCTGTACACAGTGGACTGTAGAAAGACTTACCAATGTTTCtcatatttcaaataactgtCGTTATTGCTTTCCATTAGTCAGGGATGGGTAAATGGGTTTCTTATCATAAGCAATATCATCTTCCCTCATTCAGATTAAATTGTTAGTTTGGTGGTATCAGGTTTGGCCACAGGAGGGAAGCAGAGTATATAGACGGGAACCAACTTCTGTGTTTTTGATGGATAAATAACCCTGATAAGCAGCTTCAGAACATTACTGGCATCCTGTATGAGAAGTACAATGTGGGTTATAGTATTAGGATATCAAAACATATCTAGTCAAAACATCTAAAGCCTGATGTTTCAGTTTCCTAATTATTTCAAGTCACTTTAAAAGTGTCCAATGAAACCAGCTCCCCAAGCTGTAACTTAATTAGCTAATTATTCCAGGCAAAGAGAGTAGCACATTTAAATGCCTTTCCCCCAATTCTGTATGCACCACTGGAACAGACCGTAAGTCAAAATCCTGGGACCAAAGGCTTTAACTACCAGTATGTTTCTCACAGACGTAGGTATGAAGATTTTAAAGGAACACTGTcattctgtagttacattgtgtaccaaaaccgacggaaaatgaaaagttgcgattttctaggctgatatggctaggaactgtACTATCATTTCGGCGTAATAAGCAGGCGCAATGATATTACACAACGCCTGAACTTATGCTAACTTCACCAACACGACCACCTGCTTGCACAGTAGCTTAGATCTATTTTTAgtagcattttaatttaagtgtatTAAACCGTTCTCTGTAAACACTTTTTACCAAAATATTGCTTATCCTTGTGCCAGTGTATCTCCGAAATCTGAGCCGGTCAAGGGCTGCTGTTTGTGGGGGAACTGCAAACTTTAGACCACGGCCTTGTGTCTCACTCGTAGCTGAGAGATGGTGTAACTCCAAACCCTGCCCAAAAACGAACAGTACTGAGTTTAGAgaacatattttaacatcaaattaaattacaCTCAGTATTATAACggataaaatctatttattttatgcaaGACAAAAGTTTCCAGCACGAAAGGACTGATAGAGCTGACTGAAATCTCATCCTTTTGTTGTgttgtgtaaaataatttaatttacactCCATTAGagactttataaataaaataaaatataaaaataattttattcccCGAAAGAGTGCACCAAAATCGGCGGCACTGAGAAACTTTCTCTAGTGTGGACATAAAAAGCCTCTCAGCAGCTGCGTTGTTAAGAAGTTTTATCAGAGACAGGGTCAATCCTGCGGTTaggtagaaaaaaataacccagtGTTAAAAATAACCCTATACAATGACCCAACAGTCTGAACccagcatttgtttttgttttttaagagtgtacccaGCTCTGGAAACAAGACAAGCAGCCTCACTTGGAATTGTGCTTGGTTAAAATTGCATTCTGGGCACCT
This window encodes:
- the LOC127970931 gene encoding leukocyte cell-derived chemotaxin-2; this encodes MKLYILFSFLLLAVICSCLVDASQVKLGPLCNGNSKNRIRGCDGKYGCGYYGASRDGGKRKHQGVDIVCADGATVYAPFNVKLNGKAAPYKKNNAINDGINLSGEGLCFKLFYVKPIKYSGTLRKGQKIGTMLPMQKVYPGITSHLHFQMCDKSDPTKYF